Genomic segment of Nostoc sp. TCL240-02:
AATTGAAAAAATATCGACAAAAGTCTAATTAACTTTAGAAGGCTGATACATATACTGTAGATGCATCTGGATTAGCTACCAGCAGAACACCTTCATGCTTATCTTCGTTCTTCAAACTTTAGCCGATATTCTAGCTGGAGGAACCTCACTTACCAGTACAGAGCAAATTGACTTTAGCCATCCTGGTAATCGTAGGGAAGAGGGAGCAGGCCCGACTCTCAATTTATACATTTTTGATATACGTGAGAGCAAGCAGGTACAACATTCTGGTAGGCAAGTTGAACGCAAGCTAACACGCGCTCTACAACCTGCCACTGTAAATTGGGCACCGGCTTGGTTTGATGTTTCACTGCTATTAACAGCCTGGGATAGAACAGCTTTAGGGGAGCATCACTTTATCAGTGAGGCATTGGCTGTGCTGTTGCGCCATCGCACCTTGGAAGAGGAGTTTTTAGTTCCTGAATTACGGGGCTATGGTAATTTGAACATGACAGTTGCCCTAGAGCCGCCAATTGAAATTGGCTCTTT
This window contains:
- a CDS encoding Pvc16 family protein, whose translation is MLIFVLQTLADILAGGTSLTSTEQIDFSHPGNRREEGAGPTLNLYIFDIRESKQVQHSGRQVERKLTRALQPATVNWAPAWFDVSLLLTAWDRTALGEHHFISEALAVLLRHRTLEEEFLVPELRGYGNLNMTVALEPPIEIGSLWSALNVPLRSALYLTVTIPFEPQPTPVPLVWERIFNLRNQLSRDSDSLVLTRRVAIAGIVKSAVTNLPLVATEVAVRGTEKSILTTKEGLFFFEDLHLGNYVLTLNHPGYLPQNVNALVDNQSNTFKEIFLTPE